Genomic DNA from candidate division WOR-3 bacterium:
CCGGACATCATCGGTTCCACCATCCCGGACAACAACACCGGCTGGGGCCGGGTCAATATTGACGACGTACTCTATTTCAAGGACGATGTGCGGAAGCTCTCGATTCTCGATGATACCACTGGTCTTTCGACCGGCCAGTACCGGGAATTCACAGTCACGGTCAATAATCAGTCTGAGCCGTTGAAGATTACTCTTGTCTGGACCGACTACCCGGCAAGCTCCGGTGCAAACCCGGCAATCGTCAATAACCTCGATTTGGTCGTGACCGGGCCGAATGCGGTTGTTTACAAGGGCAACCAGTACACCGGCGGACAGTCAACCCCGAACCCGGCCGGCACTGACACGCGCAATGTTGAGGAGTGCGTGCGCCGCAACGTGCCTGAGCTTGGCGAATGGACCATCCGGGTCAACGCCACCAACGTGCCGCAGGGTACACGGCAGCCGTTTGCCGTGGTTGTGTCCGGTGGTCTTGGCACTGCCGGAACTGCGGTATTGAGTTTGTCCGGTTCCAGGCTCGAGGACCCTCCGCCCGGCAACAACAATGGCCGGTTCGACCCGGGCGAGACAGTATATTTGACCGATACGCTTCGTAACCTCTCCGGAGTCGCTGTCACCGGTGTCACCGGCAAGGTCCGGCTTCTCGGCTCAAATCCGTACATCACACTCCTTGATACGGTTGGGACTTTTGGCGACATCCCGGTCGGCGGAACCGCACATAATGGCGCAAGCCGTTTCCGGCTGTCCGCATCTTCGGCAACACCGCCCGGCACGGTGGTTGAGTTCGTCCTGGCGCTTTCCGGCTCAGGTTTCAGCCAGAATATTCCGTTTGAACTCAAGGTCGGCGCATCAGGGTTTCAGGTCGTCTGGGGCCCAAAGCAACTGCCGAGCTTCCCCTCAACCGGTTTCAATTACGGCCTTGCCTACAACCCGGTCAACCAGCGGCTCTACGTGATGAACGCCTATTCAAGGCGCATCTACATCTACTCAAGCGACTCCAGTCTGACCTATTACGGCAACATCCCGGCACCAGATACCATGGGTACCGATATTAAGTACTGTGCGTACGATTCGACTTTCTGGGTCGCTACTAACCCGATAACCACTGGCCGCAAGAAGGTATCAAAGATTCAGCCGGACGGAACCGTGCTCTGGCAGTTCGACAACCTGGCCAATGATTACCCGGTTGGACTAGCCTGGGTCGAGTCCGAATACCGGCTTTACCTCTCGGACCGCAGGACTGCACTCAACTCGTTTCCTCAATACGTGTACGTTGCTGACACCCTGGGCACGCAGGTGCGCCGGATGGACGTACCGCTTCGAGCTGCTTACGGTGCGCGCTGCCTTGCGTACGAGCCCCAGGGTCCGAACAACGGTTCCCTACTGATGGTCTATACCGCCTTCAACTCTGGCGGCACCCAGATTGACTCCTGTGGCGTCTACGAAATGAGCCGTACCGACCTGTCTATCATCCAGCGAGTTCTCTTGCCCGGTTGGAACTGCCGTGGCATTGAATACGACCCGCGCGATGGAAACTACTGGGTCACAATTCCGCAGTCTCCTGACCGTTCCATCGCCAAGATATCAGGTTTCTACGGCCCGCCGACCGGGCTTGTCAGCCCAGGGACTGCGCCAGTCGCTGAGCGGCTTCGACTTCTGCCAATCAGACCGAACCCGTGTCCTGACCAGGCAGAGTTGTCATATTACCTTCCGTCGAACTGTCGAGTAAGGCTATCGGTCTGTGACCTGACCGGAAGGGTTGTTGCGCGGGTCGTTGACGAAGTTCAGGAACCGGGCTTGAAGCGTGTGCGCTGGAATGGCCAGGCTGAAGACGGCGGTAGACTTTCAAGCGGCATCTACTTCTGCCGACTGGAGGCGCTTGACCAGGCAGTTGTTGGAAGGTTCGTGCTTGTGCGCTGAGCTATCGAGCTGGTAGCAAACGGGTAGCGGTAGCTTCGGCTCTGCTGGTAGAGGCACCTTGGAGCCTGCGGCGCTCACGCCGGCCGCTGCGCAATTTTCCTCGCCAAACCGGCAGCTAATAAGGATAGCCCCCGGCCTAGCTGGCATTAGCTTGAAGTTTACCTGCAGGTAAACTTCACCTGTCGGGTTCAAAGAGCCTTATTTTTCTGACATCGAATAGCATAACTGGTCATAAGTCCGCATGTTATGCGCGAGGTGCGTTCTGGAGCAAGGATACATGGGGGTCATGGGGCAGGTGGTCTTACGAGTTGTCTAGCCTGCGGTCTGGCTGGCTGTTTTCCTTGTGGTCTTCCCGGTGGCTTACCTTGTTATCAGCCTTGCTGTTTGGGTAACGGTATCCCAAGTTGCCTTACTCACAGTGTCCCTGATTGTGATTGGGGCTGCCTCCCTTATCGCCTGTTCGATTGCGGCCCCGGCTGCTTGT
This window encodes:
- a CDS encoding S8 family serine peptidase, with amino-acid sequence WSGSSAAFGDNSAGSWHGTHTCGTICGDDSYVSGTSAADGMAIKAKMYFMDIGTSSGSLSVPGDLTNLYTLPFNGNTGGAARVSSHSWGSTTGAGTYTAYCQQTDRFMWDHKDFLIVYAAGNNGPGATTVIPPGTSKDILTAGAVANGTSANQMADFSSRGPCNDTRYKPTVTAPGQNMLSSIGSTATSYGYMQGTSMATPCVGGNAALVRDYFAKGFYPTGESVPGNRMTYISAALVKACIVNSAAPDIIGSTIPDNNTGWGRVNIDDVLYFKDDVRKLSILDDTTGLSTGQYREFTVTVNNQSEPLKITLVWTDYPASSGANPAIVNNLDLVVTGPNAVVYKGNQYTGGQSTPNPAGTDTRNVEECVRRNVPELGEWTIRVNATNVPQGTRQPFAVVVSGGLGTAGTAVLSLSGSRLEDPPPGNNNGRFDPGETVYLTDTLRNLSGVAVTGVTGKVRLLGSNPYITLLDTVGTFGDIPVGGTAHNGASRFRLSASSATPPGTVVEFVLALSGSGFSQNIPFELKVGASGFQVVWGPKQLPSFPSTGFNYGLAYNPVNQRLYVMNAYSRRIYIYSSDSSLTYYGNIPAPDTMGTDIKYCAYDSTFWVATNPITTGRKKVSKIQPDGTVLWQFDNLANDYPVGLAWVESEYRLYLSDRRTALNSFPQYVYVADTLGTQVRRMDVPLRAAYGARCLAYEPQGPNNGSLLMVYTAFNSGGTQIDSCGVYEMSRTDLSIIQRVLLPGWNCRGIEYDPRDGNYWVTIPQSPDRSIAKISGFYGPPTGLVSPGTAPVAERLRLLPIRPNPCPDQAELSYYLPSNCRVRLSVCDLTGRVVARVVDEVQEPGLKRVRWNGQAEDGGRLSSGIYFCRLEALDQAVVGRFVLVR